Proteins encoded by one window of Salvia splendens isolate huo1 chromosome 5, SspV2, whole genome shotgun sequence:
- the LOC121805455 gene encoding uncharacterized protein LOC121805455, producing MSRVRWSFLGLDLRALLFLCLVIPSGIVGIYLHGQKITYFLRPLWESPPKPFITLTHYYHENVSMETLCRLHGWGVRDFPRRVYDAVLFSNEVDMLKIRWKEMHPYISQFVLLESNSTFTALLKPLNFALNRDRFKFVEPRLTYGMIGGRFKKGENPFIEEAYQRLALDQLLRIAGIEDDDLLVMSDVDEIPSRHTIDLLRWCDDIPQVLHLQLKNYVYSFEFLYDLRSWRASVHRYQRGKTRYAHYRQADLLLADSGWHCSFCFRYISDFVFKMKAYSHTDRVRFSHYLSPERIQELICKGADLYDMLPEEYTFREIIGKMGPIPHSHSAVHLPAFLLENADEYKYLLPGNCIRESG from the coding sequence ATGTCGAGAGTCCGGTGGTCATTTCTAGGGCTCGATTTGAGGGCCTTGCTCTTCCTATGTCTAGTCATTCCCTCCGGCATAGTTGGCATATACCTCCACGGCCAAAAGATAACCTATTTCCTCCGGCCGTTGTGGGAGTCCCCTCCGAAGCCCTTCATAACACTAACTCACTACTACCACGAGAATGTGTCGATGGAGACTCTATGCAGGCTTCACGGGTGGGGGGTCCGGGACTTCCCTAGGCGCGTGTATGATGCTGTCCTCTTCAGCAACGAGGTCGACATGCTCAAGATCCGGTGGAAGGAGATGCATCCTTACATATCACAATTTGTGCTGCTCGAGTCGAACTCCACCTTCACAGCCCTCCTGAAGCCCCTCAACTTTGCCTTGAACCGGGACAGGTTCAAATTCGTTGAGCCTAGGCTGACTTATGGCATGATTGGCGGGAGGTTCAAGAAAGGCGAGAACCCCTTCATTGAGGAGGCATACCAGAGGCTGGCCCTCGACCAGCTGCTGAGGATCGCTGGGATAGAAGACGACGACCTCCTTGTCATGTCGGACGTTGATGAGATCCCTAGCAGGCACACCATTGATCTACTGAGATGGTGTGACGACATTCCTCAAGTCCTCCACCTCCAGTTGAAGAACTATGTCTACTCGTTCGAGTTCTTGTATGATCTCCGGAGCTGGAGGGCCTCGGTCCATAGGTACCAAAGAGGGAAGACGAGGTATGCTCATTACCGCCAAGCGGACCTCCTCCTAGCCGACTCTGGATGGCACTGCAGCTTCTGCTTTCGTTACATAAGCGATTTCGTGTTCAAGATGAAGGCTTATAGCCACACGGATCGAGTGAGATTCTCTCACTACCTCAGCCCTGAAAGGATTCAAGAACTGATATGCAAAGGTGCTGATTTGTATGATATGCTACCGGAGGAGTACACGTTTAGAGAGATCATCGGGAAAATGGGCCCGATTCCTCACTCACACTCGGCTGTTCATCTCCCCGCGTTCCTTCTTGAGAATGCAGACGAGTACAAGTACCTTTTGCCCGGGAACTGCATAAGGGAGAGTGGTTGA
- the LOC121805454 gene encoding uncharacterized protein LOC121805454, whose product MGTPIRRTANSSGWHLRRTNETMRLIITTFVGIVFGFFLGVSFPTLSLTKVNLSSNIFPSVDLTYIEDKYSGLSTQALLNVWSALKGRRVVSCKYNDTKIWVPTNPRGAERLPPGILVADSDFYTRRLWGVPGEDLIVKPRYLMTFTVGYDQKNNIDAAVKKLTENFQVLLFHYDGRTSEWDEFEWSKRAIHVSTMKQTKWWYAKRFLHPDIVAPYDYIFIWDEDLGVENFNPEEYIKLVRKHKLDISQPGLSPDSGMTWEMTRMREDTEVHKDTEERPGWCADPHLPPCAAFVEIMAPVFSRDAWRCVWHMIQNDLVHGWGLDFALRKCVEPAHEKIGVVDAQWIVHQTVPSLGNQGQADQGKAPWEGVRERCRNEWTMFQDRLNAAEKAYFQAMGIDPPNSTASR is encoded by the exons ATGGGCACCCCTATACGAAGGACCGCGAATTCTAG TGGGTGGCATTTGAGAAGAACAAATGAAACAATGAGGCTTATTATCACAACTTTTGTGGGGATTGTATTTGGCTTCTTTTTAGGTGTATCTTTTCCTACACTTTCATTAACAAAG GTTAACTTATCATCAAACATATTTCCTTCTGTTGATCTCACTTACATTGAGGACAAGTACTCGGGTCTCTCGACTCAAGCACTTTTGAATGTATGGTCAGCTCTTAAAGGAAGGAGAGTCGTCTCGTGCAAATATAACGACACTAAG ATCTGGGTTCCAACCAATCCTCGAGGTGCAGAGAGACTACCACCTGGTATTCTAGTAGCTGACTCTGACTTTTACACTCGCAGATTATGGGGtgttcctggtgag GACCTAATTGTTAAACCAAGATATCTCATGACCTTTACTGTTGGTTATGACCAGAAAAACAACATCGATGCTGCAGTAAAGAAG TTGACAGAGAATTTCCAAGTTCTGTTGTTTCACTATGATGGCCGGACAAGCGAATGGGATGAATTCGAGTGGTCGAAACGTGCTATACACGTGAGCACAATGAAGCAAACCAAATG GTGGTACGCGAAGAGATTCTTGCACCCCGACATCGTGGCTCCATATGACTATATCTTCATCTGGGATGAAGATCTAGGAGTTGAGAACTTCAACCCAGAGGA ATATATAAAGCTAGTGAGGAAGCACAAGCTCGATATTTCACAGCCCGGTTTATCCCCCGATAGTGGTATGACGTGGGAGATGACAAGAATGCGTGAGGATACCGAAGTCCATAA GGACACGGAGGAAAGGCCTGGCTGGTGCGCAGATCCTCATCTACCACCCTGTGCAGC ATTTGTGGAGATCATGGCCCCCGTTTTCTCTCGGGATGCCTGGCGTTGTGTATGGCATATGATCCAG AATGACTTGGTCCATGGATGGGGTCTTGATTTTGCTCTTAGAAAATGTGTAGAG CCTGCTCATGAGAAAATAGGAGTTGTGGATGCTCAATGGATAGTGCATCAAACAGTTCCTTCACTAGGGAATCAG GGTCAAGCTGATCAAGGCAAGGCGCCATGGGAAGGG GTGAGGGAGAGGTGTAGGAACGAATGGACTATGTTTCAAGATCGGCTGAATGCAGCTGAGAAAGCGTATTTTCAGGCCATGGGCATCGATCCTCCTAACTCCACAGCTAGTCGTTAG